In one window of Paraburkholderia phymatum STM815 DNA:
- the folD gene encoding bifunctional methylenetetrahydrofolate dehydrogenase/methenyltetrahydrofolate cyclohydrolase FolD, translating to MTAKLIDGTALSKTLRADVATRAAALTARGHRPGLAVVLVGDNPASEVYVRNKIKACEDNGLFSSYDRYAATMTEADLLARIDELNRDPNIHGILVQLPLPAHIDSHKVIEAIAPEKDVDGFHIANAGALMTGKPLFRPCTPYGVMKMFEAYGITLKGANAVVIGRSNIVGKPMAMLLLQADATVTMCHSKTRDIAGFTRDADIVVVATGLRNTLTADMVKPGATVIDVGMNRDDNGKLCGDVDFANVKEVAGHITPVPGGVGPMTITMLLVNTIEAAERAASHA from the coding sequence ATGACAGCCAAACTGATCGACGGCACCGCCCTTTCCAAGACCCTGCGCGCGGACGTCGCCACGCGCGCCGCCGCTCTCACCGCCCGCGGACATCGGCCGGGTCTTGCCGTCGTACTCGTCGGCGACAATCCGGCGAGCGAGGTCTACGTCCGCAACAAGATCAAGGCTTGCGAGGACAATGGCCTCTTCTCGTCGTATGACCGTTACGCCGCGACGATGACGGAAGCCGATCTGCTCGCGCGGATCGACGAACTCAACCGCGATCCCAATATCCACGGGATTCTCGTGCAACTGCCACTGCCTGCGCACATCGACAGCCACAAGGTGATCGAGGCGATTGCCCCCGAGAAGGACGTCGACGGCTTTCACATTGCGAACGCCGGCGCGCTAATGACGGGCAAGCCGCTGTTTCGTCCGTGTACGCCTTATGGCGTGATGAAAATGTTCGAGGCTTACGGCATCACGCTGAAGGGCGCGAACGCCGTCGTGATCGGTCGCTCGAATATCGTCGGCAAGCCGATGGCGATGCTGCTGCTGCAGGCGGACGCGACGGTCACGATGTGCCACAGCAAGACGCGCGATATCGCCGGGTTCACGCGCGACGCGGACATCGTCGTGGTCGCAACGGGTCTGCGCAACACCCTGACGGCCGACATGGTCAAGCCGGGCGCAACCGTGATCGACGTCGGCATGAACCGCGACGACAACGGCAAGCTGTGCGGCGACGTCGATTTTGCGAACGTCAAGGAAGTGGCCGGCCATATCACGCCCGTGCCGGGCGGCGTCGGCCCCATGACGATCACGATGCTGCTCGTCAACACGATCGAAGCGGCCGAGCGCGCCGCCAGCCACGCCTGA
- a CDS encoding M3 family metallopeptidase: MSTSQSTSDNPLLDFSDLPRFGEIRPEHVTPALDVLLANATAAVERAAEPSTPASWADVVEPVERATEPLSRAWGVIGHLNAVADTPELRAVYGENLPRVTEFWSSVGQNLALYEKYKTIAASNDFESLTAERKKILNNSLRDFRLSGAELPEDQKPRFAELQERQAALSKAFSDHVLDATNAYAYIAESKDELAGLPEDVIEAAREAAERETKSGWKFTLHFPSYFPVMQYSENRAMRETMYRAYVTRASELGPQYGKGNADWDNTANIAENLKLREEEAHMLGYRNFAEVSLAPKMAESPEQVMAFLEDLATRARPHAEHDWAELREFSASELGLSELQPWDMAFAAERLRQKRYSFSENEVKQYFPEDIVLKGLFKVTETLFGVKIRRDEAATWHPDVRFFRVENQDGGLVAQFYLDLYAREGKRGGAWMDDARSRRKPVNGAVQTPVAYLTCNFSAPVGGKPACFTHDEVITLFHEFGHGLHHMLTRVDELGVSGINGVEWDAVELPSQFMENFCWEWDVLSGMTQHVDTAKPLPRDLFDKMLAAKNFQSGLGTLRQIVFSMFDMTLHVDFDTSGAKSANDLAREINERFHVIPQAAFSRWPNTFSHIFAGGYAAGYYSYKWAEVLSADAYAAFEEAAQAGKGSVLDAATGTRYRKEILEVGGSRPAMESFKAFRGREPNIDALLRHNGMAPGSAPGAAH, translated from the coding sequence ATGTCCACTTCACAATCGACATCCGATAATCCGCTCCTCGATTTCTCCGATCTGCCGCGCTTTGGCGAGATCCGCCCCGAACATGTGACGCCTGCCCTCGATGTGCTGCTCGCGAACGCGACGGCCGCCGTCGAACGGGCTGCCGAGCCGTCGACGCCCGCATCATGGGCCGACGTCGTCGAGCCCGTCGAGCGCGCGACGGAACCGCTGTCGCGCGCATGGGGCGTGATCGGCCATCTGAATGCCGTCGCCGACACGCCCGAGTTGCGCGCCGTGTACGGCGAAAACCTGCCGCGCGTGACCGAGTTCTGGTCGAGCGTCGGGCAAAATCTCGCGCTCTACGAAAAGTACAAGACGATCGCCGCCAGCAACGATTTCGAATCGCTCACAGCCGAGCGCAAGAAGATTCTCAACAACTCGCTGCGTGACTTCAGGCTGTCGGGCGCCGAACTGCCCGAAGATCAAAAGCCGCGGTTCGCCGAACTGCAGGAACGTCAGGCCGCGCTGTCGAAGGCATTTTCGGATCATGTGCTCGATGCGACGAATGCGTATGCGTATATTGCCGAGAGCAAGGATGAACTGGCGGGCCTGCCCGAAGACGTCATCGAGGCAGCGCGCGAAGCAGCCGAGCGCGAAACCAAGAGCGGGTGGAAGTTCACGCTGCACTTCCCGTCCTACTTCCCGGTGATGCAGTACTCGGAAAATCGCGCGATGCGCGAAACGATGTACCGCGCTTACGTCACGCGTGCGTCCGAGCTCGGGCCGCAATACGGCAAGGGCAACGCCGACTGGGACAACACAGCGAACATCGCGGAGAACCTGAAGCTGCGCGAAGAAGAAGCGCACATGCTCGGGTACAGGAATTTCGCGGAGGTATCGCTGGCGCCGAAGATGGCGGAGTCGCCGGAACAGGTGATGGCCTTCCTCGAAGACCTCGCGACTCGTGCCCGGCCGCACGCCGAGCACGACTGGGCGGAACTGCGCGAGTTCTCCGCCAGCGAGCTTGGCCTGAGCGAACTGCAGCCGTGGGATATGGCGTTTGCCGCCGAGCGGCTGCGCCAGAAGCGCTACTCGTTCTCCGAAAACGAAGTGAAACAGTACTTTCCGGAAGACATCGTGCTGAAGGGCCTGTTCAAGGTCACGGAGACGCTGTTCGGCGTGAAGATCCGCCGCGACGAAGCGGCGACCTGGCACCCCGATGTACGCTTCTTCCGTGTCGAGAATCAGGACGGCGGCCTGGTCGCTCAATTCTATCTCGACCTGTACGCGCGCGAAGGCAAGCGCGGTGGCGCATGGATGGATGATGCGCGCTCACGCCGCAAGCCCGTGAACGGCGCGGTGCAAACGCCCGTCGCGTATCTGACGTGCAACTTCTCCGCGCCCGTCGGCGGCAAGCCTGCCTGCTTCACGCACGATGAAGTGATCACGTTGTTCCACGAATTCGGCCACGGCCTGCATCACATGCTGACTCGCGTCGACGAACTCGGCGTATCGGGCATCAACGGTGTCGAATGGGATGCCGTCGAACTGCCGTCGCAGTTCATGGAGAACTTCTGCTGGGAGTGGGACGTGCTGAGCGGCATGACGCAGCATGTCGACACGGCGAAACCGCTGCCGCGCGACCTGTTCGACAAGATGCTCGCCGCGAAGAACTTCCAGAGCGGTCTCGGCACGCTGCGCCAGATCGTGTTCTCGATGTTCGACATGACGCTGCATGTGGACTTCGACACGTCCGGTGCGAAAAGCGCGAACGATCTGGCGCGCGAGATCAACGAGCGCTTCCACGTGATTCCGCAAGCAGCGTTCTCGCGCTGGCCGAACACCTTCAGCCACATCTTCGCGGGCGGCTATGCGGCAGGTTACTACAGCTACAAGTGGGCCGAAGTCTTGTCCGCCGATGCGTACGCTGCGTTCGAAGAAGCGGCGCAGGCAGGCAAAGGCAGTGTGCTCGATGCGGCAACGGGCACGCGCTATCGCAAGGAGATTCTCGAAGTGGGCGGCAGCCGCCCCGCGATGGAATCGTTCAAGGCGTTTCGCGGCCGCGAGCCGAACATCGATGCGCTGCTGCGTCACAACGGCATGGCGCCGGGTTCGGCGCCGGGCGCAGCGCATTGA
- a CDS encoding amidohydrolase family protein, whose translation MDLIIRRAALPRSASQQRGLVDIGIEAGRIVAVEPKLAATAREEIDADGGLVTPPFVDAHFHMDATLSYGLPRVNASGTLLEGIALWGELKPHLTQEALVERALQYCDWAVARGLLAIRTHVDVCDERLFAVEALLEVKRRVAPYLVLQLVAFPQDGLLRSAGAFDNLKRAIAMGVDVVGGIPHFERTMADGAESVRLLCEFAAQKGLRVDMHCDESDDPMSRHIETLAAQAHRLGLHGRVTGSHLTSMHSMDNYYVSKLLPLMRESGVAAIANPLINITLQGRSDTYPKRRGMTRVPEMLEAGINVAFGHDCVMDPWYSLGSGDMLEVAHMGLHVAQMTGIDAMHTCFDAVTVNAARILGLERYGIEPGSDANLVLLDARDAVEAIRLRAARRAVVSRGKVVSRAPAARASLSLEGRPTEVDFKLHRE comes from the coding sequence ATGGATCTGATCATCCGTCGTGCCGCATTGCCGCGCAGCGCCTCGCAACAGCGTGGCCTCGTCGACATTGGCATCGAGGCAGGCCGCATCGTCGCGGTCGAGCCGAAGCTCGCGGCAACTGCGCGTGAGGAAATCGATGCCGACGGTGGGCTCGTCACGCCGCCTTTCGTCGATGCGCATTTCCACATGGACGCGACGCTGTCATATGGTCTGCCGCGTGTGAACGCGTCGGGCACCTTACTCGAAGGCATCGCGCTATGGGGCGAACTGAAGCCGCATCTGACGCAGGAGGCGCTGGTCGAGCGTGCGCTGCAATATTGCGATTGGGCCGTCGCGCGCGGGTTGCTGGCCATCCGCACGCATGTCGACGTGTGCGACGAGCGTCTCTTTGCCGTCGAAGCGCTGCTTGAGGTGAAGCGCCGCGTCGCGCCTTATCTGGTTCTGCAACTGGTTGCGTTTCCGCAAGACGGCCTGCTGCGCAGCGCCGGCGCGTTCGACAACCTCAAGCGCGCGATCGCGATGGGCGTCGACGTGGTCGGTGGCATCCCGCATTTCGAACGAACGATGGCGGACGGCGCCGAGTCGGTGCGGCTGCTCTGCGAGTTCGCCGCGCAGAAGGGCTTGCGCGTCGACATGCATTGCGACGAATCCGACGATCCGATGTCGCGTCACATCGAAACGCTCGCCGCGCAAGCCCATCGGCTAGGCCTGCACGGACGCGTGACGGGTTCGCATCTGACGTCGATGCATTCGATGGACAACTACTACGTCAGCAAGCTGCTGCCGTTGATGCGCGAATCGGGCGTAGCGGCCATTGCGAACCCGCTCATCAACATCACGTTGCAGGGGCGCTCGGACACCTATCCGAAGCGGCGCGGTATGACGCGCGTGCCCGAGATGCTGGAGGCGGGAATCAATGTTGCGTTCGGCCACGACTGCGTGATGGACCCGTGGTACAGCCTCGGCTCAGGCGACATGCTGGAAGTCGCGCATATGGGGTTGCACGTCGCGCAGATGACGGGCATCGACGCGATGCACACGTGCTTCGATGCCGTCACGGTGAACGCGGCGCGTATCCTGGGGTTGGAGCGTTATGGAATTGAGCCGGGATCCGACGCGAATCTTGTCTTGCTCGACGCACGCGACGCCGTCGAAGCGATACGCCTGCGCGCGGCGAGGCGCGCGGTGGTGAGTCGAGGGAAAGTCGTTAGCCGTGCGCCGGCAGCACGCGCGTCGTTATCGCTGGAAGGGCGGCCAACGGAAGTGGACTTCAAGCTGCATCGCGAATGA